A DNA window from Vanessa tameamea isolate UH-Manoa-2023 chromosome 24, ilVanTame1 primary haplotype, whole genome shotgun sequence contains the following coding sequences:
- the 5ptasei gene encoding inositol polyphosphate-5-phosphatase A isoform X3 produces MLKFKKMGSDKVPLLLVTANVGSIFEDPFVMLPIWTSEFLQAVSRMDPKFIALHLQEVGGKAYEKSMQYVQDFVQRLCDCPELRLYDKIRIFLDEDFSSPEKFTALGNLYFAHSTLTDLKMWDFELKSYVDVVGKEVNSGNIEKVTTKEKAKFPQHFFPECKWSRKGFLRTRWSIRGTAIEFVNIHLFHDASNLLAMEPFPSVYCRSRRRALRHTLRHLHSDVNAAPYFIFGDFNFRTDTGAVVKKVTEELASCRLQNGANVDSSKLQYRSKSDDRIVLTVGKKEFAHVDHQKIFREPWLQKFDRELESLRSHLFEFPVKFPPTYPFEEDVHLPTHYMKTRCPAWCDRVLLSQSARLLLQPDARHSSRKSVADSDSGSGRISSSDSSPARSGSPARQNSQNKQVSPGKTLEKKSSASELEVLGVPAVAGRKSIADPTALQHAINARVSDSDVSPGRRKLVRNQSEGSPKSGETSAELRRLVDAPTRRRSEYGVIGDAACMGDHKPIYLRVMLQSDRGNFRHEYHSESSPKHVTTDESEPELESPGTRYIQFNTAPYIFKETDI; encoded by the exons ATGTTGAAGTTCAAAAAAATGGGTTCGGATAAAGTGCCGTTGTTACTTGTGACCGCTAACGTCGGATCTATATTCGAGGAC CCATTTGTTATGCTCCCAATATGGACATCGGAGTTCCTTCAAGCAGTTTCCCGCATGGACCCCAAGTTTATAGCGCTTCATTTACAAGAAGTCGGCGGTAAAGCATACGAGAAGTCGATGCAATATGTCCAAGATTTTGTCCAAAGACTCTGTGACTGTCCAGAACTACGACTCTACGACAAGATCAGGATATTCTTAGATGAAGATTTTAGCTCTCCAGAAAAATTTacg gcttTAGGCAACTTGTACTTCGCGCATTCCACTCTGACAGATCTCAAGATGTGGGACTTCGAGCTGAAGTCTTACGTCGATGTGGTGGGGAAGGAGGTGAATAGTGGGAACATTGAGAAGGTTACGACGAAGGAAAAGGCAAAATTTCCTCAACATTTCTTTCCCGAA tgcaAGTGGTCTCGGAAAGGATTTCTCAGGACGCGATGGTCAATTCGTGGTACAGCGATCGAGTTCGTTAATATACATCTGTTTCACGATGCGTCGAATCTGTTGGCTATGGAGCCTTTTCCTTCG GTATATTGTCGAAGTCGAAGGCGTGCGTTACGACACACACTCCGTCACTTACACTCAGATGTGAACGCCGCACCATACTTTATATTCGGAGACTTTAATTTTAGGACGGATACAGGAGCCGTGGTAAAG AAAGTAACAGAAGAACTGGCATCATGTCGACTACAAAACGGCGCGAACGTCGACTCGTCCAAATTGCAATACCGATCCAAGTCCGACGACCGCATAGTACTTACTGTTGGCAAGAAGGAGTTCGCCCATGTCGACCATCAGAAGATATTCAGGGAACCTTGG TTACAAAAATTCGATCGCGAGCTGGAATCACTTCGATCTCATTTATTTGAGTTTCCCGTAAAATTTCCCCCTACTTACCCCTTCGAAGAGGACGTGCATCTCCCCACGCACTATATGAAAACCAG GTGCCCCGCGTGGTGCGACCGCGTGCTGCTGTCGCAGTCGGCGCGCCTGCTGCTGCAGCCCGACGCCAGGCACAGCTCCAG GAAGTCAGTGGCTGACTCGGATAGCGGCAGCGGTCGGATATCGTCGTCCGACAGCAGCCCGGCTCGCTCCGGCTCGCCGGCGCGACAGAACAGTCAG AACAAACAGGTGAGTCCCGGCAAGACGCTGGAGAAGAAGAGCAGCGCGTCGGAGCTGGAGGTGCTGGGCGTGCCCGCCGTGGCCGGCCGCAAGAGCATCGCCGACCCCACCGCGCTGCAGCACGCCATCAACGCGCG GGTATCGGATTCTGATGTTTCTCCTGGTCGTCGTAAGTTGGTGAGGAACCAATCAGAAGGTTCGCCTAAATCCGGCGAAACATCCGCTGAACTGCGACGACTAGTAGATGCGCCCACCCGGCGTAGAAGCGAATACGGTGTGATAGGTGACGCAGCCTGCATGGGTGACCATAAG CCGATTTATCTCCGCGTGATGCTGCAAAGCGATCGAG GTAATTTCCGTCACGAGTATCATTCTGAATCGTCTCCTAAACATGTTACGACGGACGAATCGGAACCCGAGCTGGAGTCGCCCGGAACACGCTACATACAGTTCAATACAGCACCTTACATATTCAAGGAAACTGATATATAA
- the 5ptasei gene encoding inositol polyphosphate-5-phosphatase A isoform X1, with protein MLKFKKMGSDKVPLLLVTANVGSIFEDPFVMLPIWTSEFLQAVSRMDPKFIALHLQEVGGKAYEKSMQYVQDFVQRLCDCPELRLYDKIRIFLDEDFSSPEKFTALGNLYFAHSTLTDLKMWDFELKSYVDVVGKEVNSGNIEKVTTKEKAKFPQHFFPECKWSRKGFLRTRWSIRGTAIEFVNIHLFHDASNLLAMEPFPSVYCRSRRRALRHTLRHLHSDVNAAPYFIFGDFNFRTDTGAVVKKVTEELASCRLQNGANVDSSKLQYRSKSDDRIVLTVGKKEFAHVDHQKIFREPWLQKFDRELESLRSHLFEFPVKFPPTYPFEEDVHLPTHYMKTRCPAWCDRVLLSQSARLLLQPDARHSSRKSVADSDSGSGRISSSDSSPARSGSPARQNSQNKQVSPGKTLEKKSSASELEVLGVPAVAGRKSIADPTALQHAINARVSDSDVSPGRRKLVRNQSEGSPKSGETSAELRRLVDAPTRRRSEYGVIGDAACMGDHKPIYLRVMLQSDRGIVQCCESMSCALCACAARMTPTQRIPRLPTDPDLYTKKLKNIEYSTSYPDKLLSDDQRLRRTRTGSLNEKTSGIPFVEITSADYSSCDGIFVNDIDTTLLSPTKFLDPYTPESVESHTPNADTSNGSDDLTEIIDIVGPNIDIKSNKLTRDRSVSPSQLKSRLDMLLSGNDEKEKGRMCDEDVPELQRLNSRESCKSDGSKKCGLCCFALKCYGFCRRRARTVTCDCSGLKCCTS; from the exons ATGTTGAAGTTCAAAAAAATGGGTTCGGATAAAGTGCCGTTGTTACTTGTGACCGCTAACGTCGGATCTATATTCGAGGAC CCATTTGTTATGCTCCCAATATGGACATCGGAGTTCCTTCAAGCAGTTTCCCGCATGGACCCCAAGTTTATAGCGCTTCATTTACAAGAAGTCGGCGGTAAAGCATACGAGAAGTCGATGCAATATGTCCAAGATTTTGTCCAAAGACTCTGTGACTGTCCAGAACTACGACTCTACGACAAGATCAGGATATTCTTAGATGAAGATTTTAGCTCTCCAGAAAAATTTacg gcttTAGGCAACTTGTACTTCGCGCATTCCACTCTGACAGATCTCAAGATGTGGGACTTCGAGCTGAAGTCTTACGTCGATGTGGTGGGGAAGGAGGTGAATAGTGGGAACATTGAGAAGGTTACGACGAAGGAAAAGGCAAAATTTCCTCAACATTTCTTTCCCGAA tgcaAGTGGTCTCGGAAAGGATTTCTCAGGACGCGATGGTCAATTCGTGGTACAGCGATCGAGTTCGTTAATATACATCTGTTTCACGATGCGTCGAATCTGTTGGCTATGGAGCCTTTTCCTTCG GTATATTGTCGAAGTCGAAGGCGTGCGTTACGACACACACTCCGTCACTTACACTCAGATGTGAACGCCGCACCATACTTTATATTCGGAGACTTTAATTTTAGGACGGATACAGGAGCCGTGGTAAAG AAAGTAACAGAAGAACTGGCATCATGTCGACTACAAAACGGCGCGAACGTCGACTCGTCCAAATTGCAATACCGATCCAAGTCCGACGACCGCATAGTACTTACTGTTGGCAAGAAGGAGTTCGCCCATGTCGACCATCAGAAGATATTCAGGGAACCTTGG TTACAAAAATTCGATCGCGAGCTGGAATCACTTCGATCTCATTTATTTGAGTTTCCCGTAAAATTTCCCCCTACTTACCCCTTCGAAGAGGACGTGCATCTCCCCACGCACTATATGAAAACCAG GTGCCCCGCGTGGTGCGACCGCGTGCTGCTGTCGCAGTCGGCGCGCCTGCTGCTGCAGCCCGACGCCAGGCACAGCTCCAG GAAGTCAGTGGCTGACTCGGATAGCGGCAGCGGTCGGATATCGTCGTCCGACAGCAGCCCGGCTCGCTCCGGCTCGCCGGCGCGACAGAACAGTCAG AACAAACAGGTGAGTCCCGGCAAGACGCTGGAGAAGAAGAGCAGCGCGTCGGAGCTGGAGGTGCTGGGCGTGCCCGCCGTGGCCGGCCGCAAGAGCATCGCCGACCCCACCGCGCTGCAGCACGCCATCAACGCGCG GGTATCGGATTCTGATGTTTCTCCTGGTCGTCGTAAGTTGGTGAGGAACCAATCAGAAGGTTCGCCTAAATCCGGCGAAACATCCGCTGAACTGCGACGACTAGTAGATGCGCCCACCCGGCGTAGAAGCGAATACGGTGTGATAGGTGACGCAGCCTGCATGGGTGACCATAAG CCGATTTATCTCCGCGTGATGCTGCAAAGCGATCGAGGTATCGTACAGTGTTGTGAGAGTATGTCTTGTGCCTTGTGCGCTTGCGCAGCTAGAATGACCCCAACGCAGAGAATTCCCCGCCTACCTACAGATCCCGATTTGTAcactaaaaaactaaaaaatattgaatattctaCGAGCTATCCCGACAAACTACTATCCGACGACCAAAGGCTTAGACGCACCCGAACCGGCTCCCTGAACGAGAAGACATCTGGAATACCATTCGTCGAAATCACTAGCGCTGACTATTCCAGCTGCGATGGCATTTTCGTTAACGATATCGATACAACACTATTGAGTCCCACCAAATTTCTCGATCCGTACACACCAGAGAGTGTAGAATCTCACACACCGAATGCGGACACGTCGAACGGTTCCGATGATTTGACGGAAATAATCGATATCGTGGGACCGAATATCGATATCAAATCGAATAAACTGACGAGGGACAGGAGCGTATCGCCGTCCCAATTGAAGTCCAGGCTGGACATGCTATTGAGTGGGAATGACGAGAAAGAGAAGGGCAGGATGTGTGACGAAGATGTTCCCGAGTTGCAAAGGCTGAATAGCCGCGAGTCTTGCAAGTCGGATGGTAGTAAAAAGTGCGGGCTCTGCTGTTTCGCCTTGAAATGTTACGGGTTCTGTAGGCGGAGGGCGCGGACGGTGACCTGTGACTGTAGTGGCTTGAAATGTTGCACCTCATGA
- the 5ptasei gene encoding inositol polyphosphate-5-phosphatase A isoform X2 produces the protein MLKFKKMGSDKVPLLLVTANVGSIFEDPFVMLPIWTSEFLQAVSRMDPKFIALHLQEVGGKAYEKSMQYVQDFVQRLCDCPELRLYDKIRIFLDEDFSSPEKFTALGNLYFAHSTLTDLKMWDFELKSYVDVVGKEVNSGNIEKVTTKEKAKFPQHFFPECKWSRKGFLRTRWSIRGTAIEFVNIHLFHDASNLLAMEPFPSVYCRSRRRALRHTLRHLHSDVNAAPYFIFGDFNFRTDTGAVVKKVTEELASCRLQNGANVDSSKLQYRSKSDDRIVLTVGKKEFAHVDHQKIFREPWLQKFDRELESLRSHLFEFPVKFPPTYPFEEDVHLPTHYMKTRCPAWCDRVLLSQSARLLLQPDARHSSRKSVADSDSGSGRISSSDSSPARSGSPARQNSQVSPGKTLEKKSSASELEVLGVPAVAGRKSIADPTALQHAINARVSDSDVSPGRRKLVRNQSEGSPKSGETSAELRRLVDAPTRRRSEYGVIGDAACMGDHKPIYLRVMLQSDRGIVQCCESMSCALCACAARMTPTQRIPRLPTDPDLYTKKLKNIEYSTSYPDKLLSDDQRLRRTRTGSLNEKTSGIPFVEITSADYSSCDGIFVNDIDTTLLSPTKFLDPYTPESVESHTPNADTSNGSDDLTEIIDIVGPNIDIKSNKLTRDRSVSPSQLKSRLDMLLSGNDEKEKGRMCDEDVPELQRLNSRESCKSDGSKKCGLCCFALKCYGFCRRRARTVTCDCSGLKCCTS, from the exons ATGTTGAAGTTCAAAAAAATGGGTTCGGATAAAGTGCCGTTGTTACTTGTGACCGCTAACGTCGGATCTATATTCGAGGAC CCATTTGTTATGCTCCCAATATGGACATCGGAGTTCCTTCAAGCAGTTTCCCGCATGGACCCCAAGTTTATAGCGCTTCATTTACAAGAAGTCGGCGGTAAAGCATACGAGAAGTCGATGCAATATGTCCAAGATTTTGTCCAAAGACTCTGTGACTGTCCAGAACTACGACTCTACGACAAGATCAGGATATTCTTAGATGAAGATTTTAGCTCTCCAGAAAAATTTacg gcttTAGGCAACTTGTACTTCGCGCATTCCACTCTGACAGATCTCAAGATGTGGGACTTCGAGCTGAAGTCTTACGTCGATGTGGTGGGGAAGGAGGTGAATAGTGGGAACATTGAGAAGGTTACGACGAAGGAAAAGGCAAAATTTCCTCAACATTTCTTTCCCGAA tgcaAGTGGTCTCGGAAAGGATTTCTCAGGACGCGATGGTCAATTCGTGGTACAGCGATCGAGTTCGTTAATATACATCTGTTTCACGATGCGTCGAATCTGTTGGCTATGGAGCCTTTTCCTTCG GTATATTGTCGAAGTCGAAGGCGTGCGTTACGACACACACTCCGTCACTTACACTCAGATGTGAACGCCGCACCATACTTTATATTCGGAGACTTTAATTTTAGGACGGATACAGGAGCCGTGGTAAAG AAAGTAACAGAAGAACTGGCATCATGTCGACTACAAAACGGCGCGAACGTCGACTCGTCCAAATTGCAATACCGATCCAAGTCCGACGACCGCATAGTACTTACTGTTGGCAAGAAGGAGTTCGCCCATGTCGACCATCAGAAGATATTCAGGGAACCTTGG TTACAAAAATTCGATCGCGAGCTGGAATCACTTCGATCTCATTTATTTGAGTTTCCCGTAAAATTTCCCCCTACTTACCCCTTCGAAGAGGACGTGCATCTCCCCACGCACTATATGAAAACCAG GTGCCCCGCGTGGTGCGACCGCGTGCTGCTGTCGCAGTCGGCGCGCCTGCTGCTGCAGCCCGACGCCAGGCACAGCTCCAG GAAGTCAGTGGCTGACTCGGATAGCGGCAGCGGTCGGATATCGTCGTCCGACAGCAGCCCGGCTCGCTCCGGCTCGCCGGCGCGACAGAACAGTCAG GTGAGTCCCGGCAAGACGCTGGAGAAGAAGAGCAGCGCGTCGGAGCTGGAGGTGCTGGGCGTGCCCGCCGTGGCCGGCCGCAAGAGCATCGCCGACCCCACCGCGCTGCAGCACGCCATCAACGCGCG GGTATCGGATTCTGATGTTTCTCCTGGTCGTCGTAAGTTGGTGAGGAACCAATCAGAAGGTTCGCCTAAATCCGGCGAAACATCCGCTGAACTGCGACGACTAGTAGATGCGCCCACCCGGCGTAGAAGCGAATACGGTGTGATAGGTGACGCAGCCTGCATGGGTGACCATAAG CCGATTTATCTCCGCGTGATGCTGCAAAGCGATCGAGGTATCGTACAGTGTTGTGAGAGTATGTCTTGTGCCTTGTGCGCTTGCGCAGCTAGAATGACCCCAACGCAGAGAATTCCCCGCCTACCTACAGATCCCGATTTGTAcactaaaaaactaaaaaatattgaatattctaCGAGCTATCCCGACAAACTACTATCCGACGACCAAAGGCTTAGACGCACCCGAACCGGCTCCCTGAACGAGAAGACATCTGGAATACCATTCGTCGAAATCACTAGCGCTGACTATTCCAGCTGCGATGGCATTTTCGTTAACGATATCGATACAACACTATTGAGTCCCACCAAATTTCTCGATCCGTACACACCAGAGAGTGTAGAATCTCACACACCGAATGCGGACACGTCGAACGGTTCCGATGATTTGACGGAAATAATCGATATCGTGGGACCGAATATCGATATCAAATCGAATAAACTGACGAGGGACAGGAGCGTATCGCCGTCCCAATTGAAGTCCAGGCTGGACATGCTATTGAGTGGGAATGACGAGAAAGAGAAGGGCAGGATGTGTGACGAAGATGTTCCCGAGTTGCAAAGGCTGAATAGCCGCGAGTCTTGCAAGTCGGATGGTAGTAAAAAGTGCGGGCTCTGCTGTTTCGCCTTGAAATGTTACGGGTTCTGTAGGCGGAGGGCGCGGACGGTGACCTGTGACTGTAGTGGCTTGAAATGTTGCACCTCATGA